The Microlunatus soli genome contains the following window.
CCGGCAGCCCAGCCGCGACGGTCGACCGATCGGGTCCGGCCGTGGCTGACCGAGGGGAACATCCGCCGGAACTCCTCGTCGACGGCTTCCTGGCGGCGCGCCAGCACCGGGACGAGTTCGGCGCCGTACTCGGTGGCCACGTCGTGGGAGGTCTCGGCCAGCCGTTCACCGATCCGGTTGGCGTAGGCCAGCAGGAACGAGCGGCGAAAGCTCCGCGATCGATCCGCACTTCCCGACCGGCTGTCCCGGCCGTGATCGTTCATCGCCCGGGCGGCCTGCACCAACAACGAGGTGAAGAGCAGGTCGACGGTCTCCAGATCGGTCGGTTGCCCGATGATCGTGCAGGCGCCCAGCCGGTCGTCCCAGACCGCGCGGACCCGGTTGGCCTCGGCGACGCAGTGCACCAGGGTCGCCTTGGTGGAGGCGTACGGGTTGTCGATGTGCAGTCGACGGGCGCTGACGTCGATGTCGTCGGCGGCTCGGTCGGTCTGCAGCAGGGCCTCGTCGATCGCGTGCCGGGTCATCAACTCCTGGGCCTTCGCCGTCAACGCCTCGGCCTCGGCGGTGAACGTCGTCGACTCGGCCTTGGCCAGCAGTCCGCGGACCTTGTCGAGGACCGACGGAGCCGGACGTGGACCGGCTTCGGCTGCTCCACGGATGCCGTCGCGGGGCGACGAGGTCGTGGCGCGCCACTGCGATGGCGGTGGTCCGAGCGGTGCCAGCCGATGCATCTGCCGCAGCCGCGCCATCAGGATCAGCGCCTGCCGCCAGGCTCGCGGCGGATCGAGATCGGCGGGAAACAGCCAGCCGCGTCCGCGCCCGGCCCCGCTGCGGGTGAGGTCACCGACGGCGGCCAGCTGTTGTCGCCATTCGGGCGGAGCCTTGTCCAACAGGCCGGACCGCTGCAGCTGCCGGTGGATCGCCGTTGCGCCCAGCTGGTCCACCCGTGGCGTCGCACGGCGCAGGTAGTGCAGCAGGTCGGCTGGTTGCCACCCGGCCTCCCAGCGGTTGCTGATCATGGTCAGCACCTCCTCGCCGACCACATACCGCGGATCCAGCCAATCCTCGGCGGCGGCATCACTCAGCTGTTGGAGGTGCAGTAGCGACGGCTCGGCGTAGGCCGTGGGCAGCGTCGACATCACAGAGCGGATCCCGTCGTCGATCGCATCCCGGAGCTGCATCGCCTTCAGCTCCGCCGTACGCCGCCAGGCGTCCGTCAGATCCGGTCGGACGAACGCGTCGGCGCCATTGCTGCTTCGGTGTCCCCGTTGAGCATTCATGATGGGCCAGACGCTAGACCGGACCGCCGACACTGTCGATCCGACGACCGTCCGGCCATTTGCACCCGACCGCGATCAGGATGTCGTACCAGTGGGCCGCACACCGGCCTCTCGGCCGTGACGGTGCCGCTCTTACGACAAA
Protein-coding sequences here:
- a CDS encoding DUF2786 domain-containing protein; translated protein: MNAQRGHRSSNGADAFVRPDLTDAWRRTAELKAMQLRDAIDDGIRSVMSTLPTAYAEPSLLHLQQLSDAAAEDWLDPRYVVGEEVLTMISNRWEAGWQPADLLHYLRRATPRVDQLGATAIHRQLQRSGLLDKAPPEWRQQLAAVGDLTRSGAGRGRGWLFPADLDPPRAWRQALILMARLRQMHRLAPLGPPPSQWRATTSSPRDGIRGAAEAGPRPAPSVLDKVRGLLAKAESTTFTAEAEALTAKAQELMTRHAIDEALLQTDRAADDIDVSARRLHIDNPYASTKATLVHCVAEANRVRAVWDDRLGACTIIGQPTDLETVDLLFTSLLVQAARAMNDHGRDSRSGSADRSRSFRRSFLLAYANRIGERLAETSHDVATEYGAELVPVLARRQEAVDEEFRRMFPSVSHGRTRSVDRRGWAAGTAAADQAVLPRGRLGRR